In a single window of the Rhizoctonia solani chromosome 16, complete sequence genome:
- a CDS encoding Retrotransposable element Tf2 protein codes for MSWLKKHNPQISWEKHTLVFNLLYCSNNCLPVPAVLELKTVEEIPLPYQEFSKVFSEEESSKLPPHRPYDIAIELLPDAKPWHGPIYSLGPREDAELKETIDKQLKAGLIRPSKSPMASPILFVKKKNGKLRMCVDYWRLNSMTKKNVYPLPLPQNLIEKLQGAKIFSKFDLKAGYNLVRIKEGDEWKTAFKTKYGLFEYLVMPFGLTNAPAAFQDMMNEIFQDLLDVYVIIYLDDILVFSLNEKDHEAHVQEVLKRLQDNDLFCNIEKCHFHVKKINYLGFIISKFGIEVDQSKVTDAMNWSTPKNVKNIQEFLGFVNFYRQFIPNFGNMARPLYNLLKKDSTWKWEQAEQQSFDDLKKCLTSAPLLLQPNTTKQFYVECDASDYATGAILSQRNPEGKLAPVAYLSKSLSPAKKNYDIFDKELLAVIRAFKEWRHLLEGSELPVQVLTDHKNLEYFSTSQSLNKRQIRWANFLVDYNFQIIYRPGAQNKKADILSQRYDLVPLEGGVENQVLLKPELFISSITPDQEINDLIGKAIYEDKRLKEILHKLQNKEKVTDWELKEGLLWHQRKIFVPKDDTIRNLIVESRHDALAAGHPGQARTLELVSQNYYWPSLKNLSTLTSAIVKPAFDPNPQIKYL; via the coding sequence ATGTCGTGGTTGAAAAagcacaatccccaaatatcatgggaaaaacatacgCTTGTTTTCAACTTGTTATATTGTTCCAATAATTGTCTACCTGTACCTGCTGTCTTAGAACTCAAGACAGTAGAAGAAATACCACTACCTTATCAAGAATTTTCCAAGGTCTtctctgaggaagaatcaTCAAAATTGCCACCCCACCGTCCTTACGATATTGCTATTGAGTTACTCCCTGACGCAAAACCTTGGCATGGTCCGATATATAGTCTAGGCCCCAGGGAAGATGCGGAACTGAAAGAAACCATTGATAAACAACTCAAAGCCGGTCTAATCCGCCCGTCTAAATCCCCTATGGCGTCTCCCATATTATTCgtcaaaaagaaaaacggGAAACTACGCATGTGTGTAGATTATTGGCGTCTGAACAgtatgaccaagaaaaacgtctatCCCCTGCCCTTGCCACAGAATCTCATCGAGAAATTACAGGGTGCTAAAatctttagcaaatttgatCTCAAGGCAGGATATAATTTAGTCCGGATCAAAGAaggcgatgaatggaaaacagccttcaaaacaaaatacggactatttgaatacttggttatgccttttggattaACAAATGCGCCGGCGGCTTTTCAGGACATGATGAACGAAATATTCCAGGATCTTTTAGATGTTTATGTCATCATTTACTTAGACGACATTCTAGTTTTCTCTCTAAATGAAAAGGATCATGAAGCCCATGTACAAGAAGTGCTCAAAAGACTACAGGACAACGACCTCTTCTGTAATATTGagaaatgccatttccacgtcaagaAAATCAATTACTTAGGGTTTATTATATCCAAATTTGGCATAGAAGTGGATCAGTCTAAAGTTACAGACGCTATGaattggtcaacacctaagaatgtcaagaatattcaagaattcttaggatttgtaaATTTTTACAGACaatttattcccaacttTGGTAATATGGCACGACCTCTGTACAACCTGCTCAAAAAAGATAgtacttggaaatgggaacaggcggaacaacaatcctttgaTGATCTAAAAAAATGTCTTACGTCAGCACCTTTGCTTTTACAGCCCAACACTACAAAACAATTCTATGTGGAATGCGATGCATCCGACTACGCAACAGGAGCCATATTATCTCAGCGCAATCCTGAAGGGAAACTGGCCCCTGTAGCATATCTATCAAAATCTCTGTCACCTGCCAAAAAGAACTACGATATTTTCGACAAAGAATTGCTAgcagtcattagggcatttaaagaatggcgccatttgTTGGAAGGATCAGAATTACCAGTTCAAGTTCTAACGGATCAcaagaacttggaatacttttCCACGTCTCAATCCCTGAATAAACGGCAAATCAGATGGGCAAACTTCTTAGTTGACTATAATTTCCAAATCATCTACAGACCTGGGGCACAGAATAAAAAGGCGGACATCCTCTCACAACGCTATGATctagtaccccttgaagggggggtagagaaccaggttctcctgaAGCCGGAACTTTTTATTTCATCCATCACTCCGGATCAGGAAATTAATGATCTAATCGGCAAAGCAATTTATGAGGACAAACGTCTTAAAGAGATCTTGCACAAGCttcagaacaaggaaaaagtCACAGATTGGGAATTGAAGGAGGGGTTACTATGGCATCAAAGGAAAATCTTTGTACCAAAGGATGACACCATCAGGAACCTCATTGTGGAATCTAGGCATGACGCATTGGctgcaggacatccaggacaagcTAGGACATTAGAACTTGTCTCACAaaattactattggccatcCCTAAAAAATTTGTCAACTCTTACGTCAGCCATTGTGAAACCTGCATTTGATCCAAATCcacaaatcaagtacctgtaG
- a CDS encoding Transposon Tf2-1 polyprotein — MIVGLPTSEGFDAIFTVIDRFSKMVHFIPTHSTASAIDIANLFMLYIWKLHGLPRSTVSHRGPNFNAKFIRHLYKRLDIKPTFSTAYHPQTDGQTERIQREVEVFIRMFGNHRQSNWVSLLPIAEFALNNLKQTSTGKSPFQICYGMNPQFTIGQKLDETVPNADKHAEFLEKGYDKVKAALSLAQEK, encoded by the coding sequence atgattgtgggactacCAACGTCTGAAGGATTTGACGCAATATTCACAGTCATTGACAGATTCTCTaaaatggttcattttatTCCTACCCATTCCACAGCATCTGCTATTGATATAGCCAACCTCTTTATGTTGTACATATGGAAATTGCATGGACTACCCAGGAGTACAGTATCCCATAGGGGCCCCAACTTCAACGCCAAGTTTATCAGACACTTGTATAAAAGATTGGATATCAAACCTACTTTTTCCACAGCTTACCATCCCCAAACTGATGGTCAAACGGAGCGGATCCAACGGGAAGTTGAAGTTTTTATTCGCATGTTTGGAAATCATCGCCAATCCAATTGGGTCTCACTATTACCCATAGCAGAATTTGCCCTCAACAATCTGAAACAAAcatcaacaggcaaatcacCTTTTCAAATATGCTATGGGATGAACCCACAATTTACTATTGGACAAAAATTAGATGAAACAGTTCCCAATGCAGACAAACATGCAGAatttctggaaaaaggctacGACAAAGTCAAAGCAGCATTATCCTTAGCACAAGAAAAATGA
- a CDS encoding Retrotransposon gag protein translates to MSFDHMSDCELLNMVAQNMIVLKKEFSQLQGAYEAQHDQIALLRAELEEHRNQSRNQHIFYSNQIQGAAASIQAVQDQLLHQSSSRSTAPPPPPPPSGTATTINPPSTSSNSDLKFAKPNKFSGKKEDALNFIIACQAYIRAKGANRSHEEKILWVTLYFEGAAEDWVRPYKERKVFRGEAVPLLEDIDTFWAEFTKHYVDTNCDEKYRQKWNNLRQKALVQEYTREFQQYSVSLGYSDETLRDKYYDGLKNEIKDIMLSTMFQWRCATAQQVYDKAEEIANHIESTRLSNPSVSTARTAPTAVPTSTSNPTSTRARLNVGDNVYMIDPTTRCAKKGAITSIVCTTSGNMPNVRWNGESKDTMIPFPSLKKDKRPAAAAPVKPIIAPTPVLASNSKGPGPMDLDGRGFANLTCHVCGGKGHFARNCPSKPMSGHVANVEWSWERPKEENRIEVVSDEEESGKGKAKAD, encoded by the coding sequence ATGTCTTTTGACCATATGTCTGATTGTGAACTATTAAACATGGTTGcccaaaatatgattgttCTAAAAAAGGAGTTTTCACAACTACAAGGCGCTTATGAAGCgcaacatgatcaaatagCGTTACTAAGggcagaacttgaggaaCACCGCAATCAATCACGTAATCAACATATTTTTTATTCAAACCAAATTCAAGGGGCAGCAGCATCCATTcaggctgtgcaagatcagcttcttcatcaatcttCCTCTCGCTCTAcagctccacctccaccgccCCCACCTTCTGGCACTGCCACCACTATCAATCCCCCATCTACGTCTTCTAATTCCGATTtgaaatttgccaagccaaACAAGTTTAGTGGCAAGAAAGAAGACGCCCTCAATTTTATCATTGCTTGCCAAGCTTATATAAGGGCAAAGGGTGCAAACCGTTCCCATGAAGAAAAAATTTTGTGGGTAACATTGTATTTTGAGGGAGCAGCAGAAGATTGGGTACGCCcatacaaggaaaggaaagTGTTCAGGGGAGAAGCAGTCCCCTTATTGGAAGACATTGATACATTTTGGGCTGAATTCACTAAGCATTATGTGGACACTAATTGTGACGAGAAGTATcgccaaaaatggaataacTTGCGGCAGAAGGCTTTGGTCCAGGAATACACTCGGGAATTCCAACAATATTCTGTGTCCTTGGGTTATAGTGACGAAACACTGCGCGATAAGTACTATGACGGCCTTAAAAACGAAATCAAAGATATTATGCTGTCAACTATGTTTCAATGGCGTTGTGCTACAGCCCAACAAGTCTATGACAAGGCAGAGGAAATCGCTAATCATATCGAATCTACGCGCCTATCCAATCCCTCTGTCTCCACTGCCCGTACCGCTCCTACTGctgtccccacttccacttccaACCCCACTTCCACTCGTGCGCGCCTCAATGTGGGGGATAATGTTTATATGATTGACCCAACCACTCGttgcgccaagaaaggcgctatcACTTCAATCGTTTGCACCACCTCTGGCAACATGCCAAATGTTAGGTGGAATGGAGAATCAAAAGATACTATGATCCCATTCCCCTCCCTTAAAAAAGACAAACGCCCTGCCGCCGCTGCCCCTGTTAAACCAATTATTGCTCCCACCCCTGTCCTGGCTTCAAATTCCAAGGGCCCAGGTCCTATGGACCTGGATGGAAGAGGCTTTGCAAATCTTACATGCCATGTATGCGGCGGAAAAGGTCATTTTGCGCGCAATTGTCCCTCCAaacccatgtctggacatgtggccaatgttgaatggtcttgggaaaggcccaAGGAAGAAAATCGAATTGAGGTTgtctctgatgaggaagagtcgggaaaagggaaagccaaggccgattaa